Genomic window (Musa acuminata AAA Group cultivar baxijiao chromosome BXJ1-9, Cavendish_Baxijiao_AAA, whole genome shotgun sequence):
AGGCCATTATTGTCTAGTTTGATGTCCAAATCCTTCTTTATTGTCTAAAGTCAATTCATTTCTGCTTGCTGGACAAATGAATGGAACTTTCACTAGTCAAATATCTGTTCATAAGCATGTAAGTGCAGTTGATCATGGCTTCATATACCCTGATCTTGATCAGTTATATAAAACAGTATTTGCCACACCCATTTAGTAGGAAACCTTGTCAGATGTGCACTTTTTTTTACCAAAAAAATTGGTAAAGATATTATGGACTTTATGATCACAACTGATTGATATGAAGGGTACGATCATTAACCATTAGGAAAGGCACTAAAACAATCCAACATCTACATTAGATATTTATACATTCATCTTGACACTCAACCTACTAGCATAATCTTCTGTTACCAACAATAGAAGCCTGGTTTAGTTCAGGtgcatcctttttttttctgCTTTTTAAATCTTTTTTGGTAACTCATGAACAAGCTCATCAAGAAATTTTGTGCCAGTATGCATCTCGTCAGGAACTTATAAAATAAAAGTGTTGTCTATAAGATCATCCACCAATCATGGTAAACTCAAGAAGTACTTCAGATCTTGACCTACGTTGTTGTTCATTCTGCTTCTTGCATACTGTTCTCAGTTGACATGCACAATGTTTTAGAAACTACCGCTAATCACATTATTCATGTCACCTTGTAGCCCGAGATGATCCTCCATTCCGACCATGGTGCTTAAATATATATTGGCAAGAATAGAAGGCACAAGTGAAGATTATTAATGCAGGAATGGTCATAagtattgttgttattgttgttgctgttgtgtgtgtgtgtgtgtatatatatataaagttttgaGAAATTCCTGTAGAGCACTCACTTCTTACTTAAAAAAGATCATTTTAGCCCTACCTTAGCCTCTGCCTTGCACTGCCACCCTTATCTCCTTGCACCGCCACCTTACCTCCCCTTTGCCCTATCAGACACACCCTACCTCCGTGCGTTTCACACTCGCCATCCTTGCCCATGGCACAGGTGACTAGCAATGCCTCACCCTCATCCTCGCTCGTGGTATAGGCAGCTAACGGCTCGCCCATGGAAGCGGCCAACAACGAAGGCGAAAGCACAAGGGCAAAATGATCATTTATGAAAAAAAGAGCGCTATGTGAGAATTTATCAAAACtaagggttatatatatatatatatatatatatatatatatatatatatgaagaaaagGTTATTTCCCAACTAAGATAGTTGATTGGTACTTCCAACTAGATTGATCTCCAAAAGTAAGAAGTGATCCTTTACACTGGTAACTACGTTGTAAAAGTGAAAAGTCAATTTCACGACACTCTAATAGTGATACCAAACTCTACGAGGTAGACTCTTCCAATCAAAATGCATTAGACCACAaaccaaaataattattattcatAAAACTACAAAGAAAATTTCATTTATTGAGATGCTTGAGAATACAATCAAATTCGAAGTTAAGAATAAAAAAGCAGATATTAGGATAAGAATGACTGGCATATCTAAACAAAAAGTGAAAAGAACAAACATAgagggagagagaaaaaaaagactaATCTTTTTGGAGATCTAGCTTTATTATTAACTAAATTTTGATGCTAATACTAGATATGGTCATAGCATGTTATCTACATATCCATTATTATCACAAGAAAGTTATACAAAGTCCAGCAGCCGCATAAATGATGACATGAAATTTGTACTGACATccaaaatgaattattatggtaCTTTCTTCTGTTTCTAAATGTGAAATAGCTTGACCATATAAAATATGTGGTGCAATGCTTGATAATTAAAGTCCACTAAGATCCATGACTTACTCTTGCAGTTACTTTATAATACTCAAGACAGAATAGCATCAGTGCTCTGCGTCTTATTTGACTTTGGTTGATTCCATCAACTAGCTGTTCAGAAAATGGCACTAGACAAGAATACAAAGGGGATTTAGTTAAAGGCAAATAAAGCATGCTTCGAGAGAACTGCATGGTAAAATAATAGCAGCTTTGTGCAAGAGGAACACCATTGGTTGCATCATAAAGCAATGTTTCTCAAGTAATCAAGGGACAAAAATTGTGTAAAAGGAATTCAAAGCATGAATCTGCAGGCATAAGTCTTACTTAAGAGATCTGCTTCAGGTGCCTTAACCTCATTTGGTTCAACATCATGAGTGCCACCACTGCCATCAACATAAGAGCATGATCTGCAACCAAAAAGTTTGTAATGGGAATAAGTGCCTGAGTGTGCAACTATTTGTCGCGCAGATTTAGAATTTCTATCTTACTTTGCAGGTGGGTATCACCTGAAACAAGAACTAAGAGATAGTTTGCATAGATCCCATGCTTAAGCAATTATGCTGACAAGTGATATCTACCTCTAGGAAAGTTGAAATTTTGACTTCAGTTATAGCAGAAATGTGAAAAACGAAGACCTTAGATCACTATTAACAGCTTCATAAAACATTTCAAAGTAGCAAAGTATGAAAACAGTTATAATGGTGAAAGAAAATGTGCCCCTTTTTCTATAGTGTAAAATGTCTAGTCATGAAAAATTGTAAATAAAATGGAATGTGGACACGCAATTTCGCAGTCTGACATGCCATAAAAATATTCAACTTGAAAATTTTAAGTTTAACAGTCCTCCAAAACTCCCATTGCTACAGATAAATTAGGCACAAGCAAAATAGTAGGAAGTATGTTCATTTTCATGATGCAAATTATGCAAAGACAGACCATGGGCACTTTtaaaatgctcaaaacaggacaATCTAGATGCATAAGTTGCATCACTTATAACAGTGGTGGAGTACGTAAGACTAGAAAGGATACTTAAGGCTCCAAATGTTCAATGTCTATGTGATATATACAGTAGTCGTGTCTTCTATTTGTAACCAAAACCATCTTATGAACCTTTACTAGTCTCTACTCCTTGTTCTTGACTGTCCAATTATCAAAGCAACATCTATGCAAAGGGACAAATTGAAAAAAAAGACAGTCAAAACTTAGATCTCCATGTGCCTCATAAGCACCAATCTATTTTCAAGTCCCTCTTGAGAATCAGAATATATTAGAATTCTAAGCGCAGAAGGTTAAACAAAGTGCTTCTTCATATGATGgaaaatttttctaaaatggataagaattttttaaaatgtaaaagaTCTATATGACTAATACAACAAAAGCAAACTAAGACCATCTATCCAAAATATGTATACTATACCTGATATTGAATTTATAAACATTGTAGTTGCTACTTTCCTTCAGTATCCAATCGAGATTCTCGATTCTCGATCTGCAACTGGTAGTGGCAGAACTTATTATGGCTGAAACTGCATAACTAGCTTGGTCAACTGTTTCATGTTCCGATACAACAGATTCTGCTAGGCTTTCTGTGACAACCTGGACCTGGAGTCAACAGAAAGTTGCATCGAAGTTGAACTCTACTGCTAGCCATCATGATAATGTAAGTAAATGCGGAAGTGCCACAACGGTGACTCAATGGATCAGAGGAAGGTTTTCACAGATGATATGTTTATGTAATAGATGTCAACTAGACAACTAGAAAATTTTGACAGAAGGCAGAATTACCTTATCGTCTTTAAGAAGTCTGATATCACCTGCCAAAGCAACTCGAGCTGGAAACTGTAGTAAACAACAAGGTCAGAAAGACAACCAGATTCTATGTATCATTTTAAGGCCCCTTATAATGCAAATTTTGATATAATCCAAAGATAACCTTTAGGGATTCTACACTAAAACAATAAGTAAGGAAGCAATAGAAGATTTAGTAAAGGGTTAGTttttgcaggcattcatgataaaAAGCAATATTTATATGTTATGAGTTTGACAGGCATATAGGTTGTGTACTACGGAGATGAAACCAGTTATAATCACCAACATTCATTTGGCTCTTGGCTTAAACTCCAGAAACATTCAGGATTTACAGCTTGGTGTTGGTAGAAATGACGGAACAAAGCACATTAACTTAGGCCCTTATCAAATGGTAATGACTCGCACCCGGATAGTGAATTAGTGAGTACATCATTTCATATCTATCATAAAGGAATGACCAAAAGACTGCAAATAAAATTTTAGAACAAGTTAAATAGGAGCTGAGCTAACCTTCTTAACAGATCTAAGCAAGCCCATGAGAGGACCTGGAATGATGCTGCTCACAGAAAGAGAAGCACGTTCATCGATTATAGTGTTCTGCAAAAAGAATGTAACAGTTCTCAAGAACAAGATCAACATTCTAAATTAACCTCTGTCATTTCATGCATGCATCACCAACTTGACCTATCATTTAGCAGATGATAACATATAACACACAAGACAAGAAAAGAAACCCTAATGCAAAAGATCAAATCAGTTACTATCGCTACCGGGGACTGCTAAGGGTTCATAAAAGATTGCATACCATGTTGTGTATGTCGCCTTCTTGCACCCAGAGGTACGGCTTGCCCTGCATGATCATGTAGTGAACCTTGGACGAGTATATATCGTCCTTGCTATTgcagcaatcgacgacaagacgagACCAACCATCAGTCATCCGTTCAAGAAACGAAGTCAAACGGCATGAATCTGCACATCAGGACGCAGTGGAACAACATCTACTATACCTTCCTTTCGCGTCGGCTTTGATGGTATTCAGGTGTGCTTGCCAGTTCGCCGCCAAGATGTTCTGCAAGATAGATAGCACATCGTGAGAACATCCCAAAACAACGGCTGCCCAAAGAGAGATCGGCGAGGCGAGGACCAACCCGACATCTGTCCGCGAATGTGAGAGCCAACTTTTTGGTATTCATTGGCTCCGCTCTTACAAGCGCGCCGAAGCTGTTCGAGGAAATGACTCAACCAGATGGCCTGCAGACGGATCTCGAGCAGCGACGGTAAGCATTTTGCTGGCCGTTATGGCCTTGTTATGCCGCTTCGTCTACTTGTTCTTGATGGGCCGACCCCACAAACCCAATATAGCGTAAGACCAACCGACCCATTATGACATGCAattggtttttttttcttcttctttattatTTCTAATTAATTAGTTTATTAAGCAACACCTAATAACACAATTTGGATGTCAATAgtttcctttattattattattattattattattattattattattattatatttttatttgattaagcacaattatttttattaaattttttactttttatattaaattttttattattaatttgttTTTATTTGATCAAAAGTTATTATCAAAGGTTGAGCGTCTAAAACCTCATCTGATATGTTTTTGACTAGCTAATAAAGACTTTGATGATTTATGGTAAAATCTTGTGTCCAAATCTTGTCTTCAACCTTTACCATTAGCAaaagaaatcaattatagaaCACAAAATTTTAGCAGAACCATAATATCTTTGCAACACCAAGTTAATAATTCTTTTAGCCCATTTGCATGCACTAATAAAGAAGTAAACAATGTAATTTCTTGCAGGTACATAGACAAAAAAACATACAGAAATAAATTATCAGTCTACATATTCTTTTATTTGGTCATAGAAATAAAGAAAATTAAGCATCTTCACCAGCAGCACTGGCAGCACTGAGATCCACTGATAGATCAAGCTCCTGTGGCATGGAACAAACAAATCGATCAACACTAGCAATCTATTTCTGTTGTTAGATTAAAACCCATATAAAGCTTATGACAATTGGCCAACGAAATACTCCAATGACTACTTGGAAATGTGTAGTAGCAAAGCCTAGACACAAACAaattatgcatatatgtaatggaTACTTTCAAATGATTGGTGGATTACCTTGCCAGTGATCTTCTTGTACATGGAGATAACATCTTGAACTGTTGACTCAAAATGTGTTGTTGCATCATAACTCTGCAAAGAAATACATGAACTGAATTAACCAGAAAAGATTTACGTTCCCTTCACAAAAATGACAAAAATTAGCTTTAAACATACAGTGGATATGAAGCAGTTGTCCTGTTCATCGTGGTTGGCAGGTTCATATCTAtcataaatatcaaaaaaggtctcatctacaGGACCAAGTAGATCAATCCCGGGCTTCAACTCTGTCTCAGGATGGTCAGTTTCAGCTTCAGTTGAAACAAAAGCAATGTACTTTCCCTTGGGAGCAACATTGTGAGCATAAGAGCAACAAAAGACATACCTGCTGACAGCAAAAGAGATCAGTATACATCCATGAAGGCTTCTTGCAGATAATAAGCATTTTCTTAACCCCATTAACCTCATTTTATGTTGAAGTCATCTAACATTAGATAGCAGTGAAACTTAGAAGCTTTAATTGTCACCAAAATTTGAACCCTCAACAAGCAATTAATAGTTCCTAATTACCATTGATATAATGAAACTATGTCCTCACAGTATTTTAATTATGCTTGCTACCATTTTCAAGATCTTTTTTCTGTTTCCACATCGAAGTGTTTGCAGAAAGcttcaacaaaagaaaaaaagacccaCATATCGGATCTGCGTCCTAGTTGTTTCTGGGGTAGAATGATCTGCACCGAGTGTGAATCATTGGTATTTGGTATTGGATGACTCATTATGCATATAGCTCGTGCAACTCTTCCAACCTTCTTGACCTGTAACATATTCCAAGTTGGAAGATGAAGGTTCTCTAGATGAGTAGAACACAAGGAAGCTGAGAAGCATACCTTATCAGGCAAGTAGGAAGGATCACAGACTACTTTTTTGCATTTGGCGGTTTCTCCCTCTGTTGTCACACCATAGGCTTTTCCATCAGTGTCAAACTCTACCTGCAATGATTGATAAAAAGGTTATCTAGCAAAGTCTGATACTTTTAATATCTCACAAGTTGACTTCAGATTTTCTGTTTTCTTCAGGTTTAGCAGATACATTTAGTGATCTGACAGTTTTGTTGACCTTTTTAATCAACTTAAAGAAGCATGGCTCAAGGTGTATGCGATTATACTTAAGGTGTCTAGTAATTCACTTGTTATCACCTTGCATTCTGGTTTGTTGAGCATGTAGGTGCCACCGTAGACAGCACTTAGACGAGCAAAACCCTACAAAGAAGTTTCAGTATGCTTCAGTTTACCAGAATTCGTCATCACTAACTGTCACAACAAGAAATGAGAAGCTGACCTGAGGAAGCTCTCCCAGCCCATACAGTGGATAGATATAAGGAGAACCTCCTTGAAAGCGAGCCAATGATTCAGCATATAGCTGCATAAATTAAGTGCCAAGATGATGAGAGCTTCTCTTACTTCATGATCAgattcatgaaaaataaaatttgcAACTACAAATCTAAGACACCCCCTTAGAAACATAGAGCATTGGAAACCATTAATAAGAATTGTCATGGAGATCATGATAAGAAATATCATTTCAGAAGTTTCGTACAAATTTTAACCAAGATGTATATCTCAGGAGTGGACTTAGTGATAAAGGACGAAAATGACAAAGGAAATAACATAAGTTGTATATAGTGATATATAAAACCTTCAATGGCCTGATAAGTTGTATTTGTTGTGATCAAGAAGTATGCAATGTTCTGATAACAGATTTTGAAGTTCTAAAGGAAAAAAATACCATGTATTTGGTGACCAAAACAGATGATAAACTCTGCTTTTACCTTCATTCTCTTTACAGTATAAATTGCAGGCTCATCCAAGTAGCTATCATCTCTATGAAGCGCCAATGCATGCCCAATGAAATCGACTGTATTATCCTCCAACCCATATTTGCTGCAGCATAAAAAGGATGTTTAATTATTAATGTCATATGATAGATATATTGACTTATGGGGTCAGTGCAAAAGCTAAAGTAGCAATAGGAGTTATTATTTCTCATATTGATCAGTGTCCCACCAAAGGAGAGACTAAATATAGAAAGGATATCAAAGATGTATGTCTACAAGAGAAAAAAGTGAAACAAAATGGTCATGTCTATCTCACAAGTATTAGTGCCAAGCATGCCAAAGTTCATCAAACAATTCGGTGATACTTTAGGTAAATAAACATGATAGAGAATAAATGGAAAGATCTAAGCTGCAGTAGATATGAATTTGACTTGTTCTGGCATATACTCTAGATTGGTAAAAAGCCAAGAAAAAAGGGAGCAAATTAAATGCATACGAAATGACATCTCTAGTTGTAACTTTGTTGAGATCCAGCCCTTCATGAGATTTTGGTTCATCATCTTCGTAATCTTGTACATAAATGAAGAACTTTCTAGCACGGCGTTTCTCAAAGAGTCCCATTAATGTAGATTTCAGAGCTTCAACATCAGTAGCTGGCACTTTGTAGATCTGATAGCACAAGAGATGAGGCAAAGTGCTAATTTACATTAACGAAACATAATTATGTCAACTTAGATAGAAGAATTAGAGTAAGAAGAGTGTGATGAGAATTTAGTGGTAATACCTTTCCATTGTTATAGACAAAACTACCATCAACTGCTTTGAAGTTCAAGTACTTAGTAACCCCAGTGCGGATAAGAACACGAACGAGAGTACCATTTGCCATCATGAACTGAAAGGTAAAAACTAATAATTTGAAATCTTTTGCCAAATCAAAATAAGCATTATATATAGAAATAAGCATTATATATGACATAGTATGATAAATCAGTAGTTCCTTGACACCTCATCTATATAGAGATTTCAGTACTTTTTATTGGAGCAGAAACATTATCTCATCACGTATGGTAGCAAGCACAACAAAATCTTCCAAGTATTACAATTTTCATAGGAAAGATGTAAATGTTTCATTTGATGGAGAACATGGAAACAAGAAGGCCATTTTGAGCTGAACTTGAGAGCTTCAACCATGAGAATAATTATGTAGCATCCCCGAGAAATTCAGATTCACATCTTAGGTGGGTAAAAACTTGAATTAGCTTATAAGGATATGATAGATGCACAATTATTAACCCAGGTTCAAACATTTTGGATTAGTGGTTTGAGCTCAACAAGTTAATGTGTCAGGTATTTTAATGAATCATGGTGAATGATATtacgataataaaaaatataaaaatatgctgGACGAATGACTTTTAGATATATGGTCTCAATATTAGAGTACAAATTTTGAATTACAAAGACCAGACCTTAGGGATCATATCCACATTGTACTCCCTGCTTGAACCCAATAATTCTGGAGGTTTATCATTGCTTCTGAATCTCTTCCAGAGCTATAATACATCAAAGATAAACTTAGAGAATGTATTACAATGTCCCATTTTGTGGGGAAAAAATGCCAGGTGTGCATTTTATCAAGCAAAAGATCTTTGATAAAATGAAAACCAATCACCTGTACAAGACTAAGAGATGTCGATTCCCCCCCATAATAGTCGTTCCTGTCCATATGAAGGACCTGTGTCACCATTTTGGAGAAACATCAGTCACATTAGTTTAAATTACTATGCTATCTTGCGAATGTTTGTCGCATCAGTGTTTAGAACAGTCCATTTAAACAAGTGTAATTGGGATCTATGTTCAAAAGCAAGAGAGTAACACCGATACTCTACAGGGTGGAAATTTCGGATATATTAGAGATAAAAAAACTCTGCTATTCTTGAAGAAAAGCTTGAAATAGAAAAACACACTGATATTGGAGTGTTAATTTCTATAAGTAAAACAAAATAGCACTTCGCTAATGTTGTATGCGTTGGTAATTgcagagaaaaatataaaaaatcagatGAATATTTATGCGAATTTACGATAATGAAAGAAATCGCCAAACGCGAAAAGACAAAATGGAAGACAAGACAAAATGAGCAACTGTTAATCCTTGCTTAGATTTATGGCTATTAAATAAGGTTTCAAGAAGACCCAAACCGTATAGTTAAGCAGATATGTCTCTCCTTCTTTCTAATCCTACCGAGAAATGTTCAATCGAAAATTAGGGGGAAAAATCTTAACGGAAGACCTAGTAACTTGTCGATCGAAGACATAATAACGTTATGTTAGATCATACAGCAAACCCTAGCTTTTCTTTGATCGGAATGAATGTACTCTGTTGCAAACCGGACCTTGAGGCCATCGACAGAGAGAAGGCCACTTAGAATGCACTCCTTGAGCCCAGTCCCGAGCACAATGACATCGTATTCCTCATCCATTCCTCAAAGACCCCGAAAGATGAGTGGTGTAGAACGGAGAAAAGAAGAGAGGGCAGAAACAGTGAAAGATGGGAGGGACGATGAGAAAAGGAAGAGTAGgtgaaggaagagagagagcgaCGAGGCAACGGTACGAGGGCGGAAATAGACGGTGGTGAGGCGCGGAGAGCAGGTCTTCAGGTGGAACTCGCCACGGGAACGCCGTTGGAACCGTTAAGAGACGAGGCTCGGCAGCGATGAGATAACTGCCTCAACATGGGTGCAGCTCGTGTGTCTTGGCCGAGCTCGCAAACACGAGTAGACGATTCTCGCAGGTTGTTAAAGGCCCTAAGAGCCGTGGGCCCAAAGATTTTATCCAATAACCAACTTGGTATATCTGTTCGACGTCTTGAGCAAAACAGCTGATCTGGATAATTTTTTGAAGAGGTATCGGACCATGTACACTACGAGGTTGCGGACGTTGGGTATATgttatatatcaaaataaaacTAGCAAATAAATTTATGTACTCCCAATATAAGTCATTTTTTGTAATTATCCCTCTAAACTTAATCttcacatatatattttttacagaATTTTATACCATTGTCTTTAATATTTGTTAGTTAGTTGTTATTCCACTGTTAGATAATACTAATTTCATTtaagtattataatatttttaattcaaaCCAATTAATGATGTTACGAAACTTTCGATGCATATTTGTTCGGACGTGAATCGGTACGTGAATCATTCTTGTTTCGAGTTATTTGGTCCATCCAAATAGCTCTAACAAGAGATGATATCAACACATAATATATCAATATTGACTAATATATATCGATCTAAGCACGAATGAATCCAGTATTAATCAATTAATtgactaatataataaattaatattgactaatatatatatatatatatatcaaaaaatataaaagataaatattttatgtccATTAAAAATTTTGAACTTCTAAATAAAGTTATCgataatttaataattattctatATGTAACAGTAATTTATGGATTTTGATACTATACCGTTAGACTTTCATAATATATCGTAACATCGAATCTCGTCTTCATCGGTTATTTAAAAGAATATATGAACTTGAAAataaattaagcaaaattttagCCGGGTCGACTCATCTGCTAAAAAACCTAAATACGTTTACTAACGACCGACGCATTCCACGCGGCGCGTTCTCACTCGCCAATCGATGGCCAGCAATCCCAACAAACGGAATATCCCGTCAACTCTAACGGACACTACACGGCCTTTGGAATCCACTCAACGAGCGCTTTCTCCCTCCATTCGGAATATCCCGTCACCTCCACCACTTCCACGCTTCCTCATCCGTTCCCCGTCCTCAAGGAACCCACTTCCACTCCCCCTATGAGACCCTAATCCCATCTCACCGCAAGGAAACCTTCGTAGATGGCGAAAACCCTGGTATCTTTCCGTTCCTCCATCCTCGCCGCGCCGCTCCCTCCCCTTCCCCGCGGTGGCCGATTCGGGGTTCCTGTTTACAGACCCCGGAAGTTGGGGACGCGGGTCAGGATGAGCTTCCAGGACATTCCACCCCTTCACGGCGCCGATTCTTTGGCCCATCTCCATGGGATTGTTTCGAGGATGGAAAGTCTCTTGTACACGCTCGCGGATGCCACTGCTCCAGCAActgatgcttccactgtggttcaGAAGAACGGGGGATGGTTTGGGTTCATTTCGGATGCTATGGAAGTGGTTCTTAAGGTGCTTTTTTACTTTCAATGTTTCCATTACCTGGGAGCTTGGAGATTTCTTGTACTGGTTGCTGTTTTCTGAAGGCCAATTTCGTTGTGGGGAGAGGGAACTTTAATTGAACCTAGATATTGGTCTTTGTCTTATCGAATCTTTCAAATTCATTTTTCACTATTGTTTAATTTTGTTTTTCTATAATATATTCGAAATTTTGTGCTCATGTGATCCATTCTGGTGGAATTCCTTAAACATGATTGCATCTATTCAGTTGAATTAAGTAAAATCTTTTAAAATGACTCTGAACTAGATAAATATGATTTTGAATTCTTCTGATTTGCTGGATAGGTTTTGGTTTCAATCTGCACGGATTAATAATTATCCTGCATCTGCAATTTCATATGTTTATACTTTGTTTGACCTTGTAGGCATGTCACACTTGATTACATCTCTTATCTATGTATTTTGTAAAACTTCAAGTGACATCAACTTCTTTTAGGCTTTATATAACAACATAATCTAACTATGGTCTTTTAGCTGCTCGTGGTATTTAAGACAAAGGTGTTCACTTATATTAATGTATTTTGGGATTTAGATAAATTCCCTTATTGAAGATTCTGTTTCCAGTTGTTTCATTAGACGCTTTCCATCCTTTCTCTAGTAGGTGCCCCTTTGGTATTCTGTTGTATAGCCTCATTTACTGACCGGAGAAAATTGTAGGTGAAAGGATATTTACATCTTTAAATTTACATCATTGAGTAGAAGACTAACTTGATAACTTTGTTGGGTACAGGTGCTCAAGGATGTCTTTACAGCTATACATGTACCATATGCTTATGGTTTTGCAATTATCCTACTCACTGTAATCGTGAAAGTGCTGACCTTTCCTTTGACAAAGCAGCAGGTAAATAATTGTACTCCTGCAGTACAAAAAGAGAAAGGGTTTCTTGTTATTATTGGTCTATTTGTTCCTGCAGTTCTCTGCTTGTGTGTCTACCATTTGATAATTTTCCTTAACTACTGATTTATGTTTGTTTTGCCACACTAGTGCCTCCCTAGAACATCTGATAAGCAGATATCTAGCTAGATGAATTATGAAAGCATCTTTGGAGTCTAAACCACTAATAAATTGCTTTACCTATTTTATATCTCTGCTCCTCTACTTGTGTCTTATCACTTAGTTGATCTACGAATTTTATATCTTTGTGGATCTACGAATTTTATATCTTTGCTGTACTTGCCTTTTGTCACTTAGTCATCCATATTTACAGCCTATTTTATACCTTTTTGTCACTAAGTATATATATTCTTACAGTCACTGCTCATTCTATAGGTTGAATCAACTTTAGCTATGCAGAATCTACAGCCAAAGATCAAGGCAATTCAGGAGAGATATAAGGGCAACCAGGTTTGCTCTACATTCTCAAGAAATGATTTCTGTCATGAAGAACTTATTTATttagtgaaaaagaaaagaaaatcttcATGTCATCTTCTTAGTTGACTGGTGATCCTTCTGGGCATTTGTAACAATGTTTTCTTTCATGCTTCTCTTAGGCTTTCGATCAAACAAAGCAAAGGTTTATATTTCGTCATAGAAACATTGGTAAAGAATGTAGATTATCTTATGTTTAATTCAGTACTAATGTGTGTATCCTGACATCGAGCCACTAATATAGCTAATTTTGCTCCATTTTGTTATTTTGAGGATGCAGATCTTATTTTCAACCTTCTGACTTCTGCAGTTGCCAATTTCTTTGGCCACTTCATGACTTTTatagtgatttttttttctcattaggaAAGAATACAGCTTGAGACTTCTCGTTTATATAGGCAA
Coding sequences:
- the LOC135592463 gene encoding uncharacterized protein LOC135592463 encodes the protein MNTKKLALTFADRCRNILAANWQAHLNTIKADAKGSKDDIYSSKVHYMIMQGKPYLWVQEGDIHNMNTIIDERASLSVSSIIPGPLMGLLRSVKKFPARVALAGDIRLLKDDKVQVVTESLAESVVSEHETVDQASYAVSAIISSATTSCRSRIENLDWILKESSNYNVYKFNIRSCSYVDGSGGTHDVEPNEVKAPEADLLMPFSEQLVDGINQSQIRRRALMLFCLEYYKVTARDALLLSVDHNGFDVLAKVLETVNNSTSNQQYHWKEFRFNFKEKAQDVESFCRKLVELEEEALERVKSYSGLG
- the LOC103996906 gene encoding guanosine nucleotide diphosphate dissociation inhibitor At5g09550, with the translated sequence MDEEYDVIVLGTGLKECILSGLLSVDGLKVLHMDRNDYYGGESTSLSLVQLWKRFRSNDKPPELLGSSREYNVDMIPKFMMANGTLVRVLIRTGVTKYLNFKAVDGSFVYNNGKIYKVPATDVEALKSTLMGLFEKRRARKFFIYVQDYEDDEPKSHEGLDLNKVTTRDVISKYGLEDNTVDFIGHALALHRDDSYLDEPAIYTVKRMKLYAESLARFQGGSPYIYPLYGLGELPQGFARLSAVYGGTYMLNKPECKVEFDTDGKAYGVTTEGETAKCKKVVCDPSYLPDKVKKVGRVARAICIMSHPIPNTNDSHSVQIILPQKQLGRRSDMYVFCCSYAHNVAPKGKYIAFVSTEAETDHPETELKPGIDLLGPVDETFFDIYDRYEPANHDEQDNCFISTSYDATTHFESTVQDVISMYKKITGKELDLSVDLSAASAAGEDA